GGGACCACGGCGACTCCGTACGATGCCTACCGCTACGCGAAGGGCGAGCCGCTCGAGCACCCGGCCGGCTTCACCATGCAACTGCGCGAACCGCTCGACTTCTACGCGGTCACGGACCACGCGATGTTCCTCGGAGTCGCCCAGGAGGGCGCGGACACCTCGACTCATTTCTCGAAAGAACCGATCGTCGAGCCCCTTCATGACCTGAACGCCCCGGACAACCGCGGGCTGCTTTCGGTCCCCGGACGCATCCGCGCCTTCTCCACCCTGATTCCGAAGCTCCTCGGGGGAATCTCCGGCGGCGAGATCGACATCGAGGACACCACCCAGATCACCCGCTCGGCCTGGCGCGACACCATCGACGCCGCCGAAGAGTTCAACGACCCGGGGCAGTTCACGACGTTCGTCGCGTACGAGTACACGTCGTCGGCGGACGATCGAGGCAATCTCCACCGCAACGTGATCTTCCGGGGTGGCGATCAACTCCCGGCCATCCCCTTTTCGCGTTTCCACTCACAGAATCCCGAGGGGTTGTGGGACTGGATGGACGGCCTGCGCGAGAAGGGCATCGAGAGCCTCGCCATTCCGCACAACTCCAACGGATCCAACGGTCAGATGTTCAAGCTCGTGGACTGGGCGGGTAACCCGATGGACGACGAGTATACGGCCCGACGCCTGCGCAACGAGCCGCTCGTGGAGATCACGCAGGTAAAGGGAACCTCGGAGACGAACCCGGCTCTCTCCGACACCGACGAATGGGCCGACTTCGAGATCATGCCCTACGTGGTCTCCACCATGAAGCCCAGCAAGCCCGAGGGCAGCTACGTGCGTGATGCCTTGCGGCGCGGCCTCTCCCTCGCAGAGGCCGGCGCCGGAAACCCCTACCGGTTCGGATTCATCGGCTCGAGCGACACCCACACCGGAGCCACCTCCGATGATGAAACCCAATTCCATTCCAAGCTCGGTGTCCTCGACAGTACCCCGGAGCTGCGAGGCTCGGTTCCCCTCGGCTTCTTCCAGGGAACCGCCCAGAAATGGATGGCGCCCGACACCGTGGCCGAAATCGACGGCGAGAACTACACCTCGGCCGCCACGATCACCTACGGAGCATCCGGGCTCGCCGCCGTGTGGGCGGAGGAGAACACTCGCGAAGCGATCTTCGACGCCTTCCGGCGCAAGGAAACCTTCGCGACTTCCGGCCCACGGATCCGCGTGCGATTCTTCGCCGGCTTCGGGTTCGACGAGGCCCTCCTCGAGGAACACGACGTCGTCACCCGGGCGTACGAAGAGGGAGTGTCGATGGGCGGCGGGCTCGAAGCACAGAGTGGAGATCGGCCCCGCTTCCTCGCCTGGGCCTCCCGGGATCCGCGCGGTGCTCCCCTGCAGCGCCTCCAGGTCATCAAGGGCTGGATCGACGACGACGGAACCCACGAAGAAGTGTTCGACGTCGCGTGCTCCGATGGCGCGGCCCCCGACCCCGCCACCCACCGTTGCCCCGACAACGGAGCGAAGGTGAACACGCGCAGCTGCTCCCATTCCACCGACGTCGGCGACGACGAGCTCAAGGCGTGGTGGACCGACCCGAACTTCGATCCCGACCGTCAGGCCTTCTACTACGTCCGCGTGCTCGAGAACCCGACCTGCCGCTGGTCGACGTGGGACGCCATCCGGGCCGGGGTCGAACCGCGCCCGGACATCGCAAAGACCCTTCAGGAGCGCG
This region of Candidatus Binatia bacterium genomic DNA includes:
- a CDS encoding DUF3604 domain-containing protein, whose protein sequence is MKFRGWRPICVALLALGAACSEPDPSPSTDATTPARRGFPDRNFEIGDELIWVRSDPNPERNAYFGDLHVHTKYSFDAFAFGTTATPYDAYRYAKGEPLEHPAGFTMQLREPLDFYAVTDHAMFLGVAQEGADTSTHFSKEPIVEPLHDLNAPDNRGLLSVPGRIRAFSTLIPKLLGGISGGEIDIEDTTQITRSAWRDTIDAAEEFNDPGQFTTFVAYEYTSSADDRGNLHRNVIFRGGDQLPAIPFSRFHSQNPEGLWDWMDGLREKGIESLAIPHNSNGSNGQMFKLVDWAGNPMDDEYTARRLRNEPLVEITQVKGTSETNPALSDTDEWADFEIMPYVVSTMKPSKPEGSYVRDALRRGLSLAEAGAGNPYRFGFIGSSDTHTGATSDDETQFHSKLGVLDSTPELRGSVPLGFFQGTAQKWMAPDTVAEIDGENYTSAATITYGASGLAAVWAEENTREAIFDAFRRKETFATSGPRIRVRFFAGFGFDEALLEEHDVVTRAYEEGVSMGGGLEAQSGDRPRFLAWASRDPRGAPLQRLQVIKGWIDDDGTHEEVFDVACSDGAAPDPATHRCPDNGAKVNTRSCSHSTDVGDDELKAWWTDPNFDPDRQAFYYVRVLENPTCRWSTWDAIRAGVEPRPDIAKTLQERAWSSPIWIVPAEKGAPS